In the genome of Flaviflexus ciconiae, one region contains:
- the purB gene encoding adenylosuccinate lyase — MAVMSTLSPLDGRYASYVSPLVDHLSEDALNRARVTVEVEWLIYLVDTGILPGEFTPEERDEMRSIEVDPKELGEIEAETRHDVKAVEYYLRKRVKYPDIVHILCTSEDINNLAYALTIKDAVEKVWLPAARRLVNNISALAREQRDQPMLSRTHGQTATPTTLGKEMSVFAWRLSRQLQRIRDTEYLGKINGATGTYGAHVTALPETDWPSHSRSFVESLGLSWNPLTTQIESHDWQAELYSDIARFNRILHNFATDVWTYISLGYFHQNLAAQGSTGSSTMPHKVNPIRFENAEANLEISSALLDTLGSTLVTSRLQRDLTDSSTQRNIGVAFGHSLLAIDNVTRGLAGLDVDANALARDLDASWEVLGEPIQQAMRVASIKGATGMDNPYERLKDLTRGQQVTEEIMRDFIKSLGIPADVEARLLELTPATYTGLASQLVTYLGE; from the coding sequence ATGGCTGTCATGAGCACTCTCAGCCCGCTTGATGGTCGGTACGCATCCTACGTTTCCCCACTCGTCGATCACCTGTCAGAGGACGCCCTGAACCGGGCCCGTGTCACGGTCGAAGTCGAATGGCTCATTTACCTTGTCGACACGGGGATCCTGCCCGGCGAGTTCACGCCCGAGGAGCGGGACGAGATGCGAAGCATCGAGGTCGATCCCAAGGAGCTCGGCGAGATCGAGGCGGAAACCCGCCACGACGTGAAGGCTGTCGAGTACTACCTGCGTAAGCGCGTAAAGTACCCCGATATCGTTCATATTCTCTGCACGTCGGAGGACATCAACAACCTCGCGTATGCCCTCACCATCAAGGATGCTGTCGAGAAGGTCTGGCTCCCGGCGGCCCGTCGCCTTGTCAACAACATTTCGGCTCTGGCCCGCGAGCAGAGGGACCAGCCGATGCTCTCCCGCACCCATGGACAGACCGCCACCCCGACAACCCTGGGTAAGGAAATGTCGGTGTTTGCGTGGCGTCTGTCCCGCCAGCTCCAGCGGATCCGCGACACCGAATACCTCGGTAAGATCAACGGCGCCACCGGCACCTACGGTGCGCACGTGACGGCCCTGCCCGAGACAGACTGGCCCTCCCACTCGCGGTCCTTCGTCGAGTCGCTCGGTCTGAGCTGGAATCCGCTCACCACCCAGATCGAATCGCACGACTGGCAGGCCGAGCTCTACTCCGACATTGCTCGCTTCAACCGGATCCTTCACAACTTTGCGACCGACGTGTGGACCTATATTTCCCTCGGCTACTTCCACCAGAACCTGGCAGCCCAGGGTTCAACCGGTTCGTCAACCATGCCGCACAAGGTCAACCCGATCCGCTTCGAGAACGCCGAAGCGAACCTGGAAATATCCTCGGCCCTGCTCGACACTCTCGGATCCACGCTCGTTACCTCGCGCCTGCAGCGGGACCTCACGGACTCCTCAACTCAGCGCAATATTGGTGTGGCCTTCGGCCACTCTCTCCTCGCCATCGACAATGTCACCCGCGGCCTTGCTGGCCTGGACGTTGATGCGAATGCCCTTGCTCGTGACCTCGACGCCTCGTGGGAGGTTCTTGGTGAACCAATCCAGCAGGCCATGCGAGTCGCTTCCATCAAGGGCGCAACCGGCATGGACAATCCGTACGAGCGACTCAAGGACCTGACCCGCGGTCAGCAGGTCACCGAAGAGATCATGCGTGACTTCATTAAGTCCCTCGGCATCCCCGCCGATGTGGAGGCCCGCCTGCTGGAGCTGACCCCCGCAACCTATACGGGACTGGCCAGCCAGCTCGTTACCTACCTGGGAGAATAA
- a CDS encoding DedA family protein produces MDQELTGIAGWAVDVMESLGGFGAFLLIGLENLFPPLPSEIILPLAGFTASLGTLGMVEMIVWCTAGSVVGAWLLYGVGYALGRDRTRAIMGALPLVNISDIDKTEAWFRKHGTWTVLLGRMIPIFRSLISIPAGVTKMKLPIFTALTLVGSLIWNTVLISLGYVLGENWTRVEGWVGIFSRIVLVAVIVFVIWWIAHRIYTTRKNRKDDTDQVAGTDQSEVTDQKTGGAPATDTAQSSGANSAGSTTAGASENPHPETKAEESASHADGHSGATDSRQQNSTELDPPTTEPEEHA; encoded by the coding sequence ATGGATCAAGAGCTCACCGGAATTGCCGGGTGGGCGGTGGACGTCATGGAGTCGCTCGGCGGCTTCGGCGCCTTCCTCCTGATCGGCCTAGAGAACCTCTTCCCACCACTACCCTCAGAAATCATCCTGCCGCTCGCAGGTTTCACTGCGTCCCTTGGCACCCTCGGCATGGTCGAAATGATCGTCTGGTGCACCGCGGGATCCGTCGTCGGCGCCTGGCTGCTCTACGGAGTTGGCTACGCCCTTGGCCGCGACCGTACCCGTGCCATTATGGGGGCCCTTCCCCTGGTCAATATCAGCGATATCGACAAGACCGAGGCCTGGTTCCGCAAGCACGGCACGTGGACCGTGCTCCTGGGCCGCATGATCCCGATCTTCCGTTCCCTGATCTCGATCCCCGCGGGCGTCACGAAGATGAAGCTACCGATCTTCACGGCCCTCACCCTCGTTGGCTCCCTGATCTGGAACACCGTCCTCATTTCCCTTGGCTATGTCCTTGGTGAGAACTGGACCAGGGTTGAAGGTTGGGTTGGGATCTTCTCCCGGATCGTTCTCGTCGCCGTCATCGTCTTCGTCATCTGGTGGATTGCCCACCGCATATATACGACAAGGAAGAACCGCAAGGACGACACTGATCAGGTGGCAGGCACCGATCAATCGGAGGTCACCGATCAGAAGACGGGCGGAGCCCCGGCAACGGACACGGCCCAGAGCTCTGGCGCTAACTCCGCCGGGTCAACGACAGCAGGTGCTTCCGAGAACCCGCACCCAGAGACCAAAGCAGAAGAGTCGGCTTCCCACGCAGACGGTCACTCTGGCGCCACAGACTCACGTCAGCAGAACAGTACCGAACTCGATCCGCCTACCACCGAACCTGAAGAACACGCCTAG
- a CDS encoding Ppx/GppA phosphatase family protein, with protein MRLGVLDIGSNTVHMLVVDAHYGARPAPAADDRTVVRLMRYLDDDNMVTKDGVIALREAVKRAMLFAERFGAGEVIGMATSALREAANGPEVLRELEEIAGLKFQVLSGKEEANLTFLAARRWHGWAAGRLLVLDIGGGSFEVAYGVDENPEFSASVPLGAGRLTRHYLKHDPPLEDEVSVMKAHIKDEMKPLAEALKQLPTPDHVVATSKTFRSLARLAGQLVAVVGPTERRRMSRSDLEDWVGRLAQMPAAARTALPGITPERTYQIVAGAEVAVRAMKSFKISKLEICPWAMREGAILNYLEGQRDA; from the coding sequence ATGCGTCTTGGAGTACTCGATATCGGATCGAACACAGTCCACATGCTCGTCGTGGATGCTCACTACGGTGCCCGGCCCGCCCCTGCGGCCGACGATCGCACCGTTGTGCGCCTCATGCGGTATCTGGACGATGACAACATGGTGACGAAAGATGGTGTGATCGCTCTTCGTGAAGCCGTGAAACGAGCGATGCTCTTCGCGGAGCGCTTCGGTGCCGGTGAAGTCATTGGCATGGCGACCTCGGCTCTTCGCGAGGCCGCGAACGGCCCCGAGGTGCTCCGAGAACTCGAAGAAATTGCGGGACTGAAGTTCCAGGTCCTCTCCGGCAAAGAAGAAGCCAATCTGACGTTTCTTGCCGCTCGACGCTGGCATGGCTGGGCCGCCGGTCGCCTCCTCGTCCTCGATATCGGTGGCGGTTCTTTCGAAGTGGCCTACGGAGTTGACGAAAACCCCGAATTCTCCGCATCCGTGCCTCTCGGTGCAGGCCGCTTGACTCGTCACTACCTCAAGCACGATCCGCCGCTCGAGGACGAAGTCTCGGTCATGAAAGCGCACATCAAGGATGAGATGAAGCCGCTGGCGGAGGCGCTCAAGCAGCTCCCCACGCCCGACCACGTCGTCGCCACCTCGAAAACCTTCCGCTCGCTGGCGCGGCTTGCCGGTCAGCTTGTTGCCGTAGTGGGCCCCACGGAACGCCGCCGCATGTCCCGCTCCGACCTGGAAGATTGGGTAGGTAGGCTGGCTCAGATGCCGGCGGCGGCACGTACCGCACTCCCCGGCATTACCCCCGAGCGCACCTACCAGATCGTTGCGGGTGCCGAAGTTGCCGTGCGCGCCATGAAGTCCTTCAAGATCAGCAAGCTCGAGATCTGCCCCTGGGCGATGCGCGAGGGCGCGATCCTCAACTACTTGGAGGGGCAGCGCGACGCCTGA
- a CDS encoding copper-exporting P-type ATPase CopA, which translates to MIQLIVSGINGDDDVAKLTEELSNIGSTNQIMVTLGTDSRATVIVTGKASDDELTEAVKQAGAYSIVDIEREGLEPYHVDK; encoded by the coding sequence ATGATTCAACTAATTGTCTCGGGAATCAATGGAGATGACGACGTCGCAAAACTGACGGAAGAACTGTCAAACATCGGATCGACTAACCAGATCATGGTGACGCTTGGTACGGATTCGCGTGCCACCGTTATCGTGACAGGCAAGGCATCCGATGATGAGCTGACAGAGGCCGTCAAGCAGGCCGGCGCCTACTCCATTGTCGACATCGAGCGGGAGGGGCTTGAGCCCTACCACGTCGATAAGTAG
- a CDS encoding lysylphosphatidylglycerol synthase transmembrane domain-containing protein → MNRRAALLVDAEDRWIRRPSDLFGALLSLIGIVFILMFSVYASSTAVAVTTDVREATNDFLTTVFIMPINVLEGLLTFFAPLAVLIELTWTKRWRALSSSILAMALAAVLSNIIVWFLREYLPDAPVTNTLAVAIEGQAIVLLVPYMAIISALCTAAGTRGSLVSVRWTWPLLWIAVVLSILQGQQTLPGALSIVLLGTMVGQLVLFLLGTVPERANGLNLVRLLRRAGVDAAEIVRVDRSITIDDLIALRVTTSSPIGYLDRFGIAQLQEFINRAFDPMEIVEEDSKNESVIPEALVDPIAVYEDYQTFTVPRSETVSRNYVIIDSGGLAYHAAVLDGDRQLLSWLSSMWSRIRLRIQYRHSDASIHDTANQVTLMTLAAQQNGVVGPDLVGVASSDDSVVIATKLLRAPTLDAVPEEDLTDDVIDQLWMVLTTAHRSGLAHRNIHAGTILLDNGELIITNWHDGTIASSEISRRIDLGQGLLMMAGLVGTDRAIASFERMLGNEMLMTTAPVMQRSVMPHQTLATMSKKKTAELQEAITAKAPPTAESNAQVEFRRFSPKTAITVTIAVLAIYILLGSINFGEVWEALKQAQPVYLVIAFVAGSILTYFGAALHLKAYTPEKLPLAETATVQVAASIITLVVPAGIGPAALNLRYLNKKGVSTTLGLATVSLVQIAQLLTTIITLIVVALLTGEIGRLSLPSGSLIATIVGVILVIVALLLIKPLRAWLAAKIQPTFDQVWPRVVWLATRPKRILLGIVGSTLQSIGFIAAFGFALASFGYTLPIMTLALTFLISNTLGSIVPSPGGIGPVEAALTGGLAVAGIPYSIALSTALVYRLLTFWGRVPFGWFALRFLQRRDLV, encoded by the coding sequence ATGAACAGGAGAGCGGCCCTCCTTGTCGACGCCGAGGATCGGTGGATCCGCAGACCCAGCGATCTTTTCGGCGCGCTTCTTTCCCTCATCGGGATTGTTTTTATTCTGATGTTCTCCGTGTATGCGTCATCCACCGCGGTTGCGGTGACGACGGATGTTCGCGAAGCAACGAACGATTTCCTGACGACGGTGTTCATCATGCCGATCAACGTCCTCGAGGGTTTACTGACGTTCTTCGCACCGCTTGCCGTTCTGATAGAACTGACCTGGACAAAGCGATGGCGGGCATTATCCAGTTCGATCCTGGCCATGGCTCTCGCCGCGGTTCTCTCGAACATCATCGTCTGGTTCCTGCGCGAATACCTGCCGGATGCTCCGGTGACGAATACTCTAGCGGTGGCAATCGAGGGCCAGGCCATCGTTCTTCTCGTGCCGTACATGGCGATCATCTCTGCCCTGTGCACGGCCGCGGGAACCCGCGGCTCCCTCGTTAGCGTGCGGTGGACGTGGCCGCTCCTGTGGATCGCCGTTGTCCTTTCCATTCTCCAGGGTCAGCAGACCCTGCCCGGAGCTCTTTCCATCGTTCTACTCGGCACGATGGTCGGCCAGCTTGTCCTATTCCTGCTCGGCACCGTTCCCGAGCGCGCCAACGGCCTCAACCTTGTCCGCCTGCTCCGCCGCGCAGGTGTCGACGCGGCCGAGATTGTCCGCGTTGACCGCAGCATTACGATCGATGACCTGATTGCCCTGCGGGTGACAACCAGCTCCCCCATTGGTTATCTCGACCGTTTCGGTATTGCCCAACTCCAAGAGTTCATCAACCGTGCTTTCGACCCGATGGAGATTGTCGAAGAGGACTCGAAGAACGAGTCGGTGATCCCCGAGGCCCTTGTCGACCCGATCGCGGTCTACGAGGACTATCAGACATTCACGGTTCCCCGTTCCGAAACGGTGTCCCGCAATTACGTCATCATTGACTCCGGCGGCCTCGCCTATCACGCGGCCGTGCTCGACGGTGACCGTCAGCTCCTGTCCTGGCTTTCCTCCATGTGGTCCCGGATCCGCCTGCGGATCCAGTACCGCCACTCCGATGCTTCGATCCATGACACCGCTAACCAGGTGACCCTCATGACGCTCGCGGCACAGCAAAACGGGGTTGTCGGTCCCGACCTGGTTGGCGTTGCGTCCTCCGATGACTCCGTCGTGATTGCCACCAAGCTACTCCGTGCCCCCACGCTTGACGCGGTTCCCGAAGAGGACCTGACCGACGACGTCATCGACCAGCTGTGGATGGTCCTGACGACCGCGCACCGGAGCGGTCTAGCGCACCGCAATATTCACGCCGGCACGATTCTTCTCGACAACGGCGAGCTCATCATCACGAACTGGCACGACGGCACCATTGCTTCGTCGGAGATTTCCCGCAGGATCGACCTCGGTCAGGGACTGCTGATGATGGCGGGACTGGTCGGCACCGACCGCGCCATCGCCTCGTTTGAGCGGATGCTCGGCAACGAAATGCTCATGACCACAGCACCTGTCATGCAGCGTTCCGTCATGCCCCACCAGACGCTCGCCACAATGTCGAAGAAGAAGACGGCAGAGCTTCAGGAAGCGATTACGGCGAAAGCTCCCCCAACGGCGGAGTCGAATGCTCAGGTGGAGTTCCGTCGCTTCTCTCCCAAGACCGCGATCACGGTTACCATTGCGGTCCTTGCGATCTACATTCTGCTGGGTTCGATTAACTTCGGTGAGGTCTGGGAAGCTCTCAAGCAGGCACAGCCCGTCTACCTTGTCATTGCGTTCGTTGCCGGCTCGATCCTCACCTATTTCGGTGCGGCCCTCCACCTCAAGGCGTACACCCCGGAGAAGCTGCCGCTGGCCGAGACCGCGACCGTCCAGGTCGCCGCCTCGATCATTACCCTTGTTGTTCCAGCAGGTATTGGCCCCGCAGCCCTCAACCTCCGTTACCTCAACAAGAAGGGCGTCTCAACAACCCTGGGACTGGCAACGGTGTCTCTCGTGCAGATCGCGCAGTTGCTCACGACGATTATCACGCTGATCGTCGTTGCTCTCCTCACAGGCGAGATTGGGCGCCTATCCCTTCCCTCGGGTTCCCTCATTGCGACGATTGTTGGCGTCATCCTTGTGATCGTCGCCCTTCTCCTCATCAAGCCGCTTCGCGCATGGCTTGCCGCCAAGATCCAGCCAACCTTTGACCAGGTGTGGCCGCGGGTTGTCTGGCTGGCCACCCGCCCGAAGCGCATCCTTCTCGGCATTGTCGGCTCGACCCTCCAGTCGATCGGCTTTATCGCCGCCTTTGGATTCGCGCTCGCCTCGTTCGGCTATACCCTGCCGATCATGACGCTCGCTCTCACGTTCCTTATCTCGAACACGCTCGGCTCGATCGTTCCCTCCCCCGGTGGTATCGGTCCCGTCGAAGCGGCCCTCACGGGCGGCCTTGCCGTTGCCGGCATCCCCTACTCGATCGCCCTGTCCACAGCGCTTGTCTATCGACTGCTGACCTTCTGGGGCAGGGTGCCGTTCGGCTGGTTCGCCCTCCGCTTCCTCCAGCGCCGGGACCTCGTGTGA
- a CDS encoding DUF2079 domain-containing protein, protein METSAVAGTSGAISSREAGSTESGPGTVSGLLASSALLPAAFTLVAFVLYTALSWVMWSNTISPSWDLGIFTQLAKAYGNLEAPIVDIKGDGYNLLGDHFHPILVLLGPFYALFPSGSTLLIIQAALFAVSAWPVVSLAQERLGKPAAALLGGSYVFSWGLLNAVWAQFHEIAFAVPLLAFGLVWWIRGRTVPAIIAISLLVFVKEDLGLTVAAVGAAFYLRERTDRNLKTGVFLAVWGIVWFVLSTMVILPALNPQGQWDYTDNLSLLDQVMAGAGMKTLILVILALSTGVIGLKSPLMLIMVPTLAWRFVGNVDYYWGWEFHYSAVLIPVAAISLIDVATERWRTVAPLIAFCTSLVMLPQTEIDLLWDHEGYVSDSSGAIEAASQYDIVAADISLLAYLVPHTNVYWYGTLGDVEPDAIAVNWWRLGEPAEPWAEERFGGDWDTIYSDDRWEVIVPAE, encoded by the coding sequence TTGGAAACATCCGCAGTAGCCGGTACAAGCGGAGCAATCAGCTCACGAGAAGCCGGCTCCACCGAGTCCGGCCCGGGTACTGTGAGCGGGTTGCTCGCCAGCTCGGCGCTTCTCCCCGCGGCATTCACGCTTGTTGCATTCGTTCTCTACACCGCCCTGTCCTGGGTGATGTGGAGCAACACGATCTCACCCTCCTGGGATCTGGGGATCTTCACGCAGCTTGCCAAGGCCTACGGAAATCTCGAGGCCCCGATCGTTGACATTAAGGGCGACGGCTACAACCTGCTGGGAGACCATTTCCACCCGATCCTGGTCCTACTCGGCCCGTTCTACGCGCTGTTCCCGTCGGGCTCAACCCTCCTCATCATCCAGGCGGCACTCTTTGCGGTCTCGGCATGGCCCGTGGTGTCGCTGGCTCAAGAACGTCTTGGGAAGCCCGCGGCCGCCCTTCTGGGTGGCTCCTATGTTTTCTCATGGGGGCTTCTGAACGCGGTGTGGGCGCAATTCCACGAGATCGCATTCGCTGTCCCCCTTCTTGCTTTCGGGCTCGTCTGGTGGATCAGAGGCAGAACAGTTCCCGCAATCATTGCCATTAGCCTTCTAGTGTTCGTCAAGGAGGATCTCGGGCTAACCGTCGCCGCTGTCGGCGCCGCCTTCTACCTCCGCGAGCGCACCGACCGGAACCTGAAAACGGGCGTATTCCTTGCGGTGTGGGGGATTGTCTGGTTCGTCTTGTCGACCATGGTCATCCTTCCCGCTCTGAACCCGCAGGGCCAGTGGGACTATACGGATAACCTGTCCCTGCTAGACCAGGTTATGGCCGGGGCGGGCATGAAAACCCTGATCCTTGTCATCCTTGCTCTGAGCACGGGAGTTATTGGCCTCAAGTCTCCTCTCATGCTCATCATGGTTCCGACGTTGGCGTGGCGGTTCGTTGGGAACGTGGACTACTACTGGGGCTGGGAGTTCCACTATTCCGCGGTTCTCATCCCCGTCGCCGCTATCTCACTGATCGATGTTGCAACCGAGCGCTGGCGCACCGTTGCGCCACTCATTGCTTTTTGCACCTCGCTGGTCATGCTTCCGCAGACCGAGATCGATCTCCTGTGGGACCACGAGGGCTACGTTAGCGACTCCTCCGGGGCAATCGAGGCCGCATCCCAGTACGACATTGTGGCTGCCGACATTTCCCTCCTTGCCTACCTGGTGCCGCACACGAACGTGTACTGGTACGGGACCCTGGGCGATGTGGAGCCGGATGCTATTGCCGTGAACTGGTGGCGGCTTGGCGAGCCAGCTGAACCGTGGGCGGAGGAACGCTTCGGCGGGGATTGGGACACAATCTATTCGGACGATCGCTGGGAAGTCATCGTTCCCGCGGAGTAA
- a CDS encoding phosphoglucomutase, alpha-D-glucose phosphate-specific (catalyzes the interconversion of alpha-D-glucose 1-phosphate to alpha-D-glucose 6-phosphate), with protein sequence MNERAGTPALPEDLIDIDELVSAYYDREPVEPVVFGTSGHRGSSLDGAFNEGHIASITAAIIEYRQELGYDGALYIGRDTHALSEPAQKTAVEVFAAAGVEIRIDARNRYTPTPAVSLAILRANGAGTEAGVRVEGPGLADGVVITPSHNPPRDGGFKYNPPHGGPADSDATKKIAARANELMKDWRSIPRMPYEQARVARTTGTHDYLSAYVDDLENVVDMEAIRKAGVKIGADPMGGASVDYWAAIAERYGIDLTVVNPEVDPTWRFMTLDWDGKIRMDCSSPNAMASLLQIMGENAPYDIATGNDADADRHGIVTKDGGLMDPNHYLAVAISYLYANRTGWNADAGIGKTLVSSSLIDRVAGELGRNLLEVPVGFKHFVPGLLDGSVGFGGEESAGASFLRFDGTVWTTDKDGLILCLLAAEILAVTGKTPSQLHAELVDKYGPSAYARIDAPATKEQKSKLGNLSPRTSRPRSLLVNQSPTSWSTRPATTNRSAASRSQPRTPGSPPGHPAPRTCTRSTPSHSRAPSTSRRFRKPQRTSLTAPSTASL encoded by the coding sequence ATGAATGAACGCGCAGGTACCCCAGCCCTTCCAGAGGACCTCATCGATATCGATGAGCTTGTTTCTGCCTACTATGACCGCGAGCCGGTCGAGCCAGTCGTGTTCGGAACGTCCGGGCACCGTGGTTCGTCGCTCGACGGCGCCTTCAACGAAGGCCATATCGCGTCGATTACTGCCGCGATCATCGAATATCGCCAGGAGCTCGGTTACGACGGAGCTCTCTACATCGGTCGCGACACTCACGCACTTTCGGAGCCCGCTCAGAAGACCGCAGTTGAGGTCTTCGCGGCCGCCGGTGTGGAGATTCGCATTGATGCTCGTAACCGCTACACCCCGACCCCAGCGGTCTCCCTTGCAATTCTCCGCGCCAACGGTGCGGGTACGGAAGCGGGCGTGCGCGTCGAGGGACCGGGCCTAGCCGACGGCGTGGTTATCACCCCGTCCCACAACCCGCCCCGTGACGGTGGCTTCAAGTACAACCCGCCGCACGGCGGGCCGGCCGACTCGGATGCGACGAAGAAGATCGCAGCTCGCGCCAATGAGCTCATGAAGGATTGGCGTTCAATCCCTCGCATGCCGTACGAGCAGGCACGCGTTGCGCGGACAACGGGAACTCATGACTACCTGTCTGCCTATGTCGATGACCTTGAGAACGTGGTCGACATGGAAGCAATCCGTAAGGCGGGCGTGAAGATCGGTGCTGACCCGATGGGTGGGGCCTCGGTCGACTACTGGGCCGCAATCGCGGAACGCTACGGAATTGATCTGACGGTTGTGAACCCGGAGGTTGATCCGACGTGGCGGTTCATGACACTCGACTGGGACGGCAAGATCCGCATGGACTGCTCCTCCCCGAACGCCATGGCTTCCCTCCTCCAGATCATGGGCGAGAATGCGCCGTACGACATTGCTACCGGTAACGACGCGGATGCTGACCGCCACGGAATCGTGACGAAGGATGGTGGGCTCATGGACCCGAACCATTACCTTGCGGTCGCGATCTCCTACCTGTACGCGAACCGGACTGGATGGAATGCGGACGCCGGGATCGGTAAGACCCTCGTGTCCTCAAGCTTGATCGACCGTGTTGCAGGCGAACTGGGACGGAACCTCCTCGAGGTCCCGGTCGGCTTCAAGCACTTTGTCCCAGGCCTCCTGGACGGCTCTGTCGGTTTCGGTGGCGAGGAGTCCGCAGGTGCTTCCTTCCTCCGCTTCGACGGCACCGTTTGGACAACCGACAAGGATGGCCTCATCCTCTGCCTGCTGGCAGCAGAGATCCTGGCAGTCACCGGTAAGACTCCCTCACAGCTCCACGCGGAGCTTGTCGACAAGTACGGCCCCTCCGCCTACGCCCGCATCGATGCTCCCGCCACAAAAGAGCAGAAGTCCAAGCTGGGCAACCTATCCCCGAGGACGTCACGGCCACGGAGCTTGCTGGTGAACCAATCACCGACAAGCTGGTCAACGCGCCCGGCAACAACGAACCGATCGGCGGCCTCAAGGTCACAACCGAGAACGCCTGGTTCGCCGCCCGGCCATCCGGCACCGAGGACGTGTACAAGATCTACGCCGAGTCATTCAAGGGCCCCGAGCACCTCGCGCAGGTTCAGGAAGCCGCAAAGGACGTCGTTGACCGCGCCCTCAA